One part of the Dasypus novemcinctus isolate mDasNov1 chromosome 29, mDasNov1.1.hap2, whole genome shotgun sequence genome encodes these proteins:
- the FGFR1 gene encoding fibroblast growth factor receptor 1 isoform X7, whose translation MWSWKCLLFWAVLVTATLCTARPAPTLPEQDALPSSEDDDDDDDSSSEEKETDNTKPNPVAPYWTSPEKMEKKLHAVPAAKTVKFKCPSSGTPNPTLRWLKNGKEFKPDHRIGGYKVRYATWSIIMDSVVPSDKGNYTCIVENEYGSINHTYQLDVVERSPHRPILQAGLPANKTVALGSNVEFMCKVYSDPQPHIQWLKHIEVNGSKIGPDNLPYVQILKTAGVNTTDKEMEVLHLRNVSFEDAGEYTCLAGNSIGLSHHSAWLTVLEALEERPAVMASPLYLEIIIYCTGAFLISCMVGSVIIYKMKSGTKKSDFHSQMAVHKLAKSIPLRRQVSADSSASMNSGVLLVRPSRLSSSGTPMLAGVSEYELPEDPRWELPRDRLVLGKPLGEGCFGQVVLAEAIGLDKDKPNRVTKVAVKMLKSDATEKDLSDLISEMEMMKMIGKHKNIINLLGACTQDGPLYVIVEYASKGNLREYLQARRPPGLEYCYNPSHNPEEQLSSKDLVSCAYQVARGMEYLASKKCIHRDLAARNVLVTEDNVMKIADFGLARDIHHIDYYKKTTNGRLPVKWMAPEALFDRIYTHQSDVWSFGVLLWEIFTLGGSPYPGVPVEELFKLLKEGHRMDKPSNCTNELYMMMRDCWHAVPSQRPTFKQLVEDLDRIVALTSNQEYLDLSMPLDQYSPSFPDTRSSTCSSGEDSVFSHEPLPEEPCLPRHPAQLANGGLKRR comes from the exons ATGCGCTCCCCTCCTCGGAGGATGACGACGACGACGATGACTCCTCTTcagaggagaaagagacagaTAACACCAAACCAAACC CCGTGGCTCCATACTGGACTTCCccagaaaagatggaaaagaaattGCATGCAGTGCCAGCTGCCAAGACAGTGAAGTTCAAATGCCCTTCCAGTGGAACCCCTAACCCCACGCTGCGCTGGTTGAAAAATGGCAAAGAATTCAAACCTGACCACAGGATTGGAGGCTacaag GTCCGTTATGCCACCTGGAGCATCATCATGGACTCCGTGGTGCCCTCAGATAAAGGCAACTACACCTGCATCGTGGAGAACGAGTATGGCAGCATTAACCACACCTACCAGCTGGATGTTGTGG AGCGGTCCCCTCACCGGCCCATCCTGCAGGCGGGGTTGCCCGCCAACAAGACGGTGGCCCTGGGCAGCAACGTGGAGTTCATGTGTAAGGTGTACAGTGACCCGCAGCCCCACATCCAGTGGCTGAAGCACATCGAGGTGAACGGGAGTAAGATTGGGCCGGACAACCTGCCTTATGTCCAGATCTTGAAG ACTGCCGGAGTGAACACCACCGACAAGGAGATGGAAGTGCTCCACCTCCGGAACGTCTCCTTTGAGGACGCAGGGGAGTACACGTGCTTGGCGGGTAACTCCATCGGACTCTCCCATCACTCTGCATGGCTGACCGTTCTGGAAG ccctggaagagagaccgGCCGTGATGGCCTCGCCGCTGTACCTGGAGATCATCATCTACTGCACGGGGGCGTTCCTCATCTCCTGCATGGTGGGCTCCGTCATCATCTACAAGATGAAGAGCGGCACCAAGAAGAGTGACTTCCACAGCCAGATGGCCGTGCACAAGCTGGCCAAGAGCATCCCTCTGCGCAGACAG GTGTCGGCTGACTCCAGTGCGTCCATGAACTCAGGGGTCCTGCTGGTGCGGCCCTCACGTCTCTCTTCGAGCGGAACCCCCATGCTCGCTGGGGTCTCTGAATACGAGCTTCCCGAAGACCCGCGCTGGGAGCTGCCCCGGGACAG ACTGGTTTTAGGCAAACCCCTGGGAGAGGGCTGCTTCGGGCAGGTTGTGTTGGCTGAGGCCATTGGGCTGGACAAGGACAAACCCAACCGTGTGACCAAAGTGGCTGTGAAGATGCTGAAGT CGGATGCGACCGAGAAAGACCTGTCGGACCTGATCTCGGAGATGGAGATGATGAAGATGATTGGGAAGCACAAGAACATCATCAACCTCCTGGGGGCCTGCACGCAGGACG GTCCCTTGTACGTCATCGTGGAATACGCTTCCAAAGGCAACCTTCGCGAGTACCTGCAGGCCCGGCGGCCTCCTGGGCTGGAGTACTGTTACAACCCCAGCCACAACCCAGAGGAACAGCTGTCGTCCAAGGACCTGGTGTCCTGTGCCTACCAGGTGGCCCGAGGCATGGAATATCTCGCCTCCAAGAAG tgcATACACCGAGATCTGGCCGCCAGGAACGTCCTGGTGACAGAGGACAACGTGATGAAGATTGCAGATTTTGGCCTCGCCCGGGACATCCACCACATTGACTACTATAAAAAGACGACCAAC GGCCGGCTGCCTGTGAAGTGGATGGCGCCCGAGGCCTTGTTTGACCGGATCTACACCCACCAGAGTGACGT GTGGTCTTTTGGGGTGCTCCTGTGGGAAAtcttcactctgggcggctccccgtatcctggtgtgcctgtggaGGAGCTTTTCAAGCTGCTGAAGGAGGGTCACCGCATGGACAAGCCCAGTAACTGCACCAACGAGCT GTACATGATGATGCGGGATTGTTGGCATGCAGTACCCTCTCAGAGACCGACCTTCAAGCAGCTGGTGGAAGACCTGGACCGCATCGTAGCCTTGACCTCCAATCAG GAGTACCTGGACCTGTCAATGCCCCTGGACCAATACTCCCCCAGCTTTCCCGACACCCGGAGCTCCACGTGCTCCTCAGGGGAGGATTCTGTCTTCTCTCATGAGCCGCTGCCCGAGGAGCCCTGTCTGCCCCGACATCCAGCCCAGCTTGCCAATGGCGGACTCAAACGACGCTGA
- the FGFR1 gene encoding fibroblast growth factor receptor 1 isoform X1, with protein MWSWKCLLFWAVLVTATLCTARPAPTLPEQARPWGAPVDVEPFLAHPGDLLQLRCRLRDDVQSINWLRDGVQLVESNRTRITGEEVEVRDSVPADSGLYACVTSSPSGSDTTYFSVNVSDALPSSEDDDDDDDSSSEEKETDNTKPNRMPVAPYWTSPEKMEKKLHAVPAAKTVKFKCPSSGTPNPTLRWLKNGKEFKPDHRIGGYKVRYATWSIIMDSVVPSDKGNYTCIVENEYGSINHTYQLDVVERSPHRPILQAGLPANKTVALGSNVEFMCKVYSDPQPHIQWLKHIEVNGSKIGPDNLPYVQILKTAGVNTTDKEMEVLHLRNVSFEDAGEYTCLAGNSIGLSHHSAWLTVLEALEERPAVMASPLYLEIIIYCTGAFLISCMVGSVIIYKMKSGTKKSDFHSQMAVHKLAKSIPLRRQVSADSSASMNSGVLLVRPSRLSSSGTPMLAGVSEYELPEDPRWELPRDRLVLGKPLGEGCFGQVVLAEAIGLDKDKPNRVTKVAVKMLKSDATEKDLSDLISEMEMMKMIGKHKNIINLLGACTQDGPLYVIVEYASKGNLREYLQARRPPGLEYCYNPSHNPEEQLSSKDLVSCAYQVARGMEYLASKKCIHRDLAARNVLVTEDNVMKIADFGLARDIHHIDYYKKTTNGRLPVKWMAPEALFDRIYTHQSDVWSFGVLLWEIFTLGGSPYPGVPVEELFKLLKEGHRMDKPSNCTNELYMMMRDCWHAVPSQRPTFKQLVEDLDRIVALTSNQEYLDLSMPLDQYSPSFPDTRSSTCSSGEDSVFSHEPLPEEPCLPRHPAQLANGGLKRR; from the exons cccggccctggGGAGCCCCTGTGGACGTGGAGCCCTTCCTGGCCCACCCTGGTGACCTGCTGCAGCTTCGCTGTCGGCTGCGGGACGATGTGCAGAGCATCAACTGGCTGCGGGACGGGGTGCAGCTGGTGGAAAGCAACCGTACCCGCATCAcgggggaggaggtggaggtgcgGGACTCCGTGCCCGCCGACTCCGGCCTCTACGCTTGCGTGACCAGCAGTCCCTCGGGCAGCGACACCACCTACTTCTCCGTCAATGTCTCAG ATGCGCTCCCCTCCTCGGAGGATGACGACGACGACGATGACTCCTCTTcagaggagaaagagacagaTAACACCAAACCAAACCGTATGC CCGTGGCTCCATACTGGACTTCCccagaaaagatggaaaagaaattGCATGCAGTGCCAGCTGCCAAGACAGTGAAGTTCAAATGCCCTTCCAGTGGAACCCCTAACCCCACGCTGCGCTGGTTGAAAAATGGCAAAGAATTCAAACCTGACCACAGGATTGGAGGCTacaag GTCCGTTATGCCACCTGGAGCATCATCATGGACTCCGTGGTGCCCTCAGATAAAGGCAACTACACCTGCATCGTGGAGAACGAGTATGGCAGCATTAACCACACCTACCAGCTGGATGTTGTGG AGCGGTCCCCTCACCGGCCCATCCTGCAGGCGGGGTTGCCCGCCAACAAGACGGTGGCCCTGGGCAGCAACGTGGAGTTCATGTGTAAGGTGTACAGTGACCCGCAGCCCCACATCCAGTGGCTGAAGCACATCGAGGTGAACGGGAGTAAGATTGGGCCGGACAACCTGCCTTATGTCCAGATCTTGAAG ACTGCCGGAGTGAACACCACCGACAAGGAGATGGAAGTGCTCCACCTCCGGAACGTCTCCTTTGAGGACGCAGGGGAGTACACGTGCTTGGCGGGTAACTCCATCGGACTCTCCCATCACTCTGCATGGCTGACCGTTCTGGAAG ccctggaagagagaccgGCCGTGATGGCCTCGCCGCTGTACCTGGAGATCATCATCTACTGCACGGGGGCGTTCCTCATCTCCTGCATGGTGGGCTCCGTCATCATCTACAAGATGAAGAGCGGCACCAAGAAGAGTGACTTCCACAGCCAGATGGCCGTGCACAAGCTGGCCAAGAGCATCCCTCTGCGCAGACAG GTGTCGGCTGACTCCAGTGCGTCCATGAACTCAGGGGTCCTGCTGGTGCGGCCCTCACGTCTCTCTTCGAGCGGAACCCCCATGCTCGCTGGGGTCTCTGAATACGAGCTTCCCGAAGACCCGCGCTGGGAGCTGCCCCGGGACAG ACTGGTTTTAGGCAAACCCCTGGGAGAGGGCTGCTTCGGGCAGGTTGTGTTGGCTGAGGCCATTGGGCTGGACAAGGACAAACCCAACCGTGTGACCAAAGTGGCTGTGAAGATGCTGAAGT CGGATGCGACCGAGAAAGACCTGTCGGACCTGATCTCGGAGATGGAGATGATGAAGATGATTGGGAAGCACAAGAACATCATCAACCTCCTGGGGGCCTGCACGCAGGACG GTCCCTTGTACGTCATCGTGGAATACGCTTCCAAAGGCAACCTTCGCGAGTACCTGCAGGCCCGGCGGCCTCCTGGGCTGGAGTACTGTTACAACCCCAGCCACAACCCAGAGGAACAGCTGTCGTCCAAGGACCTGGTGTCCTGTGCCTACCAGGTGGCCCGAGGCATGGAATATCTCGCCTCCAAGAAG tgcATACACCGAGATCTGGCCGCCAGGAACGTCCTGGTGACAGAGGACAACGTGATGAAGATTGCAGATTTTGGCCTCGCCCGGGACATCCACCACATTGACTACTATAAAAAGACGACCAAC GGCCGGCTGCCTGTGAAGTGGATGGCGCCCGAGGCCTTGTTTGACCGGATCTACACCCACCAGAGTGACGT GTGGTCTTTTGGGGTGCTCCTGTGGGAAAtcttcactctgggcggctccccgtatcctggtgtgcctgtggaGGAGCTTTTCAAGCTGCTGAAGGAGGGTCACCGCATGGACAAGCCCAGTAACTGCACCAACGAGCT GTACATGATGATGCGGGATTGTTGGCATGCAGTACCCTCTCAGAGACCGACCTTCAAGCAGCTGGTGGAAGACCTGGACCGCATCGTAGCCTTGACCTCCAATCAG GAGTACCTGGACCTGTCAATGCCCCTGGACCAATACTCCCCCAGCTTTCCCGACACCCGGAGCTCCACGTGCTCCTCAGGGGAGGATTCTGTCTTCTCTCATGAGCCGCTGCCCGAGGAGCCCTGTCTGCCCCGACATCCAGCCCAGCTTGCCAATGGCGGACTCAAACGACGCTGA
- the FGFR1 gene encoding fibroblast growth factor receptor 1 isoform X4, with amino-acid sequence MWSWKCLLFWAVLVTATLCTARPAPTLPEQARPWGAPVDVEPFLAHPGDLLQLRCRLRDDVQSINWLRDGVQLVESNRTRITGEEVEVRDSVPADSGLYACVTSSPSGSDTTYFSVNVSDALPSSEDDDDDDDSSSEEKETDNTKPNPVAPYWTSPEKMEKKLHAVPAAKTVKFKCPSSGTPNPTLRWLKNGKEFKPDHRIGGYKVRYATWSIIMDSVVPSDKGNYTCIVENEYGSINHTYQLDVVERSPHRPILQAGLPANKTVALGSNVEFMCKVYSDPQPHIQWLKHIEVNGSKIGPDNLPYVQILKTAGVNTTDKEMEVLHLRNVSFEDAGEYTCLAGNSIGLSHHSAWLTVLEALEERPAVMASPLYLEIIIYCTGAFLISCMVGSVIIYKMKSGTKKSDFHSQMAVHKLAKSIPLRRQVTVSADSSASMNSGVLLVRPSRLSSSGTPMLAGVSEYELPEDPRWELPRDRLVLGKPLGEGCFGQVVLAEAIGLDKDKPNRVTKVAVKMLKSDATEKDLSDLISEMEMMKMIGKHKNIINLLGACTQDGPLYVIVEYASKGNLREYLQARRPPGLEYCYNPSHNPEEQLSSKDLVSCAYQVARGMEYLASKKCIHRDLAARNVLVTEDNVMKIADFGLARDIHHIDYYKKTTNGRLPVKWMAPEALFDRIYTHQSDVWSFGVLLWEIFTLGGSPYPGVPVEELFKLLKEGHRMDKPSNCTNELYMMMRDCWHAVPSQRPTFKQLVEDLDRIVALTSNQEYLDLSMPLDQYSPSFPDTRSSTCSSGEDSVFSHEPLPEEPCLPRHPAQLANGGLKRR; translated from the exons cccggccctggGGAGCCCCTGTGGACGTGGAGCCCTTCCTGGCCCACCCTGGTGACCTGCTGCAGCTTCGCTGTCGGCTGCGGGACGATGTGCAGAGCATCAACTGGCTGCGGGACGGGGTGCAGCTGGTGGAAAGCAACCGTACCCGCATCAcgggggaggaggtggaggtgcgGGACTCCGTGCCCGCCGACTCCGGCCTCTACGCTTGCGTGACCAGCAGTCCCTCGGGCAGCGACACCACCTACTTCTCCGTCAATGTCTCAG ATGCGCTCCCCTCCTCGGAGGATGACGACGACGACGATGACTCCTCTTcagaggagaaagagacagaTAACACCAAACCAAACC CCGTGGCTCCATACTGGACTTCCccagaaaagatggaaaagaaattGCATGCAGTGCCAGCTGCCAAGACAGTGAAGTTCAAATGCCCTTCCAGTGGAACCCCTAACCCCACGCTGCGCTGGTTGAAAAATGGCAAAGAATTCAAACCTGACCACAGGATTGGAGGCTacaag GTCCGTTATGCCACCTGGAGCATCATCATGGACTCCGTGGTGCCCTCAGATAAAGGCAACTACACCTGCATCGTGGAGAACGAGTATGGCAGCATTAACCACACCTACCAGCTGGATGTTGTGG AGCGGTCCCCTCACCGGCCCATCCTGCAGGCGGGGTTGCCCGCCAACAAGACGGTGGCCCTGGGCAGCAACGTGGAGTTCATGTGTAAGGTGTACAGTGACCCGCAGCCCCACATCCAGTGGCTGAAGCACATCGAGGTGAACGGGAGTAAGATTGGGCCGGACAACCTGCCTTATGTCCAGATCTTGAAG ACTGCCGGAGTGAACACCACCGACAAGGAGATGGAAGTGCTCCACCTCCGGAACGTCTCCTTTGAGGACGCAGGGGAGTACACGTGCTTGGCGGGTAACTCCATCGGACTCTCCCATCACTCTGCATGGCTGACCGTTCTGGAAG ccctggaagagagaccgGCCGTGATGGCCTCGCCGCTGTACCTGGAGATCATCATCTACTGCACGGGGGCGTTCCTCATCTCCTGCATGGTGGGCTCCGTCATCATCTACAAGATGAAGAGCGGCACCAAGAAGAGTGACTTCCACAGCCAGATGGCCGTGCACAAGCTGGCCAAGAGCATCCCTCTGCGCAGACAGGTAACAG TGTCGGCTGACTCCAGTGCGTCCATGAACTCAGGGGTCCTGCTGGTGCGGCCCTCACGTCTCTCTTCGAGCGGAACCCCCATGCTCGCTGGGGTCTCTGAATACGAGCTTCCCGAAGACCCGCGCTGGGAGCTGCCCCGGGACAG ACTGGTTTTAGGCAAACCCCTGGGAGAGGGCTGCTTCGGGCAGGTTGTGTTGGCTGAGGCCATTGGGCTGGACAAGGACAAACCCAACCGTGTGACCAAAGTGGCTGTGAAGATGCTGAAGT CGGATGCGACCGAGAAAGACCTGTCGGACCTGATCTCGGAGATGGAGATGATGAAGATGATTGGGAAGCACAAGAACATCATCAACCTCCTGGGGGCCTGCACGCAGGACG GTCCCTTGTACGTCATCGTGGAATACGCTTCCAAAGGCAACCTTCGCGAGTACCTGCAGGCCCGGCGGCCTCCTGGGCTGGAGTACTGTTACAACCCCAGCCACAACCCAGAGGAACAGCTGTCGTCCAAGGACCTGGTGTCCTGTGCCTACCAGGTGGCCCGAGGCATGGAATATCTCGCCTCCAAGAAG tgcATACACCGAGATCTGGCCGCCAGGAACGTCCTGGTGACAGAGGACAACGTGATGAAGATTGCAGATTTTGGCCTCGCCCGGGACATCCACCACATTGACTACTATAAAAAGACGACCAAC GGCCGGCTGCCTGTGAAGTGGATGGCGCCCGAGGCCTTGTTTGACCGGATCTACACCCACCAGAGTGACGT GTGGTCTTTTGGGGTGCTCCTGTGGGAAAtcttcactctgggcggctccccgtatcctggtgtgcctgtggaGGAGCTTTTCAAGCTGCTGAAGGAGGGTCACCGCATGGACAAGCCCAGTAACTGCACCAACGAGCT GTACATGATGATGCGGGATTGTTGGCATGCAGTACCCTCTCAGAGACCGACCTTCAAGCAGCTGGTGGAAGACCTGGACCGCATCGTAGCCTTGACCTCCAATCAG GAGTACCTGGACCTGTCAATGCCCCTGGACCAATACTCCCCCAGCTTTCCCGACACCCGGAGCTCCACGTGCTCCTCAGGGGAGGATTCTGTCTTCTCTCATGAGCCGCTGCCCGAGGAGCCCTGTCTGCCCCGACATCCAGCCCAGCTTGCCAATGGCGGACTCAAACGACGCTGA